A region from the Mustela erminea isolate mMusErm1 chromosome 10, mMusErm1.Pri, whole genome shotgun sequence genome encodes:
- the LOC116567600 gene encoding neuroblastoma breakpoint family member 6-like has protein sequence MQSPCHQGPSSGNLTFPRAQVQSSGAQTQPSTPVADSLQLQLDQHLDRGDNRARLSLSSAIGSLGTKMDCGDQRLLLQELALDASMCMKNPPKPEHDAGEDSRDRQYGCQIHGLMKALSVMKQKIPKRILQFGQWRLACRMKIGLQA, from the exons ATGCAGTCTCCCTGTCACCAAGGGCCATCCAGTGGAAACTTGACTTTCCCAAGAGCACAGGTGCAAAGTTCCGGGGCACAGACACAGCCAAGCACCCCAGTGGCTGATTCCCTGCAACTGCAGCTGGACCAGCATTTGGACCGTGGTGACAACAGAGCCAGGCTCAGCCTCTCCTCTGCCATCGGGAGCCTGGGCACCAAGATGGACTGTGGGGACCAACGGCTGCTCCTCCAag AACTGGCTTTGGATGCTTCCATGTGCATGAAGAACCCTCCCAAGCCGGAGCATGATGCTGGTGAGGATTCGAGGGACAGACAATATGGCTGTCAAATCCATGGCCTCATGAAAGCCCTCAGTGTCATGAAACAGAAGATTCCCAAGAGAATACTGCAGTTCGGCCAGTGGAGACTGGCATGCAGAATGAAGATTGGTCTTCAAGCTTAG